The following proteins are co-located in the Flectobacillus major DSM 103 genome:
- a CDS encoding sigma-70 family RNA polymerase sigma factor has translation MRQLKISKQITNRESQSLDKYLQEIGKVDLLTPEEEVILAQKIREGDQLSLERLTKANLRFVVSVAKQYQNQGLSLGDLINEGNLGLIKAAQRFDETRGFKFISYAVWWIRQSILQALAEQSRIVRLPLNRVGSLNKISKTFSELEQKFEREPTPEELAEVLEITTGEVVDTLKISGRHVSMDAPFVQGEENSLLDVLENDGEDKPDSGLINDSLRREVQRALSTLTQREADVVTLYFGLNGEHAMTLEEIGEKFNLTRERVRQIKEKAIRRLRHTSRSKALKTYLG, from the coding sequence GGTAGATTTGCTAACGCCAGAGGAGGAGGTTATTTTAGCTCAGAAGATTCGTGAAGGAGACCAACTTTCTTTGGAAAGACTAACGAAGGCCAACCTTCGTTTTGTAGTGTCCGTTGCTAAACAATATCAAAACCAAGGTCTAAGCTTAGGTGACCTTATCAATGAAGGTAATTTAGGTTTGATTAAGGCTGCACAACGTTTCGATGAGACTCGTGGTTTTAAATTTATATCTTACGCAGTATGGTGGATTCGTCAATCAATCCTTCAGGCTTTGGCCGAGCAGTCTCGTATTGTTCGTTTGCCATTGAACAGGGTTGGTTCATTGAATAAAATTTCTAAAACGTTTTCTGAACTTGAACAAAAGTTTGAACGTGAGCCTACGCCAGAAGAATTGGCCGAAGTATTAGAAATCACAACTGGCGAAGTTGTAGATACCCTAAAAATCTCTGGCCGTCATGTATCTATGGATGCCCCATTTGTACAAGGTGAAGAAAACTCTCTTTTGGACGTTTTGGAAAATGACGGTGAAGACAAACCTGACAGCGGCTTAATTAATGACTCGCTTCGTCGTGAGGTACAACGTGCTTTATCTACCCTTACTCAGCGTGAGGCTGATGTCGTAACTTTGTATTTCGGATTGAATGGTGAGCATGCCATGACTCTGGAAGAAATCGGTGAGAAATTTAACTTGACTCGCGAACGTGTTCGTCAAATCAAAGAAAAAGCGATTCGTCGTTTAAGACATACTTCACGTAGTAAAGCACTCAAAACCTATTTAGGATAA